In the genome of uncultured Sphaerochaeta sp., the window GTGTTTGTTCCGAACAAGTACCTTTATGAAGGAGTGGTTTCCTTGGTAGGACAACCCAATTTTGAGGAACAAACCGATATCGATAATAAATCAAGAAATGTAGTAATTTTCAATCTCAAGCTGAATCCAGCAAACTTGGTTACGATGACTGAATATCTTCGTGAACGCAATCAATGGATATTCAGGTTGGGTTTTGCAGATGAAGTGACAATGAAGATTTGCTAAAAAGGATTCCAACATGACCACCATCACCACCCGCATTCTCAATCTCCAGAAGACCCTTCTTCGTTCATCCAAAGAGATGGCAGGCTCCCTCGGGCTCACTGAAGCCGAATTCCAGAGTGCCATTGAGTTCCCCACTGAAGCCTTTCTTGAGAAGGTGTGCAATACCTTTGGGGTTTCCCTCCCCTACCTGAAGGATGGAGTCGGACCTGTCTTTTCCAAGCAGCAGCTTCCTGTTGCAGACATCCTTGCTTTCCGGGATGCGCGCAACTGGAAACAGTTCCATACCCCCAAGGACCTGGCCATCTCCTTGAGCCTGGAAGCTTCTGAGCTGCTTGAATGCTTCCAGTGGTCGGGCAGTGATGTCGAGGCTAAGGAGAAGCAAGGGCAGATGCGGGAGGAACTTGCTGACATCCTCATCTACAGTGTGTTGTTTGCCGATTCCATCGGGGTGGATATCCCGAGCATCATTGGCGAGAAGCTTGCCAAGAACGGGAAGAAGTACGAGGTTTCCAAGGCATATGGGAACGCAAAGAAGTATACAGAGTTTGAAGAGTCCGGAGGCCGGTGATGTTGGTTTATACCGGAGACAAGCAGGATTTCCTTCGCGATGTCAGGACCAATGTGATCGATCGCAAGATTCAGGACCAACTGTTGGCGAAGCTTCACCGCAGGGTGGGCAGAAGTGAGCAGCAGTCCTACATCAACTCCCTGACCCAGATGCAGAACATTCTCCTCGATCCCGACATCCCCTCGGACTGCGGCATCGCCATTGAGTTTGCCATCCCCAACACTTCCAAACGGGTGGATTTCATCATCAGCGGTCTTGATGAGCACAACCAGCACAGCGCTGTCATTGTGGAACTGAAGCAGTGGAGTGAGGTTTCTCCTCTCTCTGATGTTCAGCAATTGCTTTCTGTCCAGCCTGAAGTGCGTAAGGTAAAGACCTTTCTTGGAGGAGGACTGCATCCGGTGGTGCACCCCTCCTACCAAGCATGGTCCTACCGTAGTTTCATCACCGACTACAATGCCAATGTGGAGGATATCCCCATCACCTTGGCAAGCTGCGCCTACCTGCACAACTACTATCCGAAGAAGAGCGAGGATCCTCTCTTCATGCCCTGGTTCGGTCCTCTTTTGGAGCAGTCCCCGCT includes:
- a CDS encoding nucleotide pyrophosphohydrolase, with the translated sequence MTTITTRILNLQKTLLRSSKEMAGSLGLTEAEFQSAIEFPTEAFLEKVCNTFGVSLPYLKDGVGPVFSKQQLPVADILAFRDARNWKQFHTPKDLAISLSLEASELLECFQWSGSDVEAKEKQGQMREELADILIYSVLFADSIGVDIPSIIGEKLAKNGKKYEVSKAYGNAKKYTEFEESGGR